In Zingiber officinale cultivar Zhangliang chromosome 3B, Zo_v1.1, whole genome shotgun sequence, a single window of DNA contains:
- the LOC122055269 gene encoding putative F-box protein At4g17565, producing MATAASSWSQLPIDILVSIFCELPIRQILRCTLVCAHWSDAVRSLRSSSRLKLPPQFPWLLFSGERSHSGLSVAHFYNHLEKASHALTLPDPPIHRRLCIGSAHGWLITADHRSMLQLLNPLTGEHVDLPHLPDYIKRVYSLHGELRHFKLDDCPWYVHPGELRSQFFKATLSANPSQGSYTVVLIHGGLFKLSFARAGDEKWTTLDGIMHCDAAFMDGTLYAATRSGEVRAWDLSAPDPTPRHILPAIEASRSHRYYLARTPSGELLHVRTDFLFSSLFDCLTNRRIVKVLRVDVERGRSIEVGDLGGCTLFLGSNQSICLSSAMFPGLEPDSVYVTEDDRCQKKQKEDEQVRKLMAYRLTDDKCWSIPLPNLNRSLLIWITPNICNTDYAT from the coding sequence ATGGCGACTGCTGCCTCTTCTTGGTCGCAGCTTCCCATCGACATCCTCGTCTCCATCTTCTGCGAGCTTCCGATTCGCCAAATTCTCCGGTGCACGCTCGTTTGCGCCCACTGGTCCGACGCCGTCCGCTCCCTCCGCTCCTCTTCTCGCCTCAAGCTTCCTCCTCAGTTCCCCTGGCTACTGTTCTCCGGCGAGCGGAGCCATAGCGGTCTCTCCGTCGCACATTTCTACAACCACCTGGAGAAGGCCTCCCACGCGCTGACCCTCCCCGACCCGCCCATCCACCGCCGCCTCTGCATCGGCTCCGCCCACGGCTGGCTCATCACTGCCGACCACCGCTCCATGCTCCAGCTTCTCAACCCGCTCACCGGCGAGCACGTCGACTTGCCCCACCTCCCCGACTACATAAAGCGCGTGTACAGCCTCCACGGCGAGCTCCGGCACTTCAAACTGGACGACTGCCCCTGGTACGTCCACCCCGGCGAGCTGCGCTCCCAGTTCTTCAAGGCGACTCTCTCCGCCAATCCTTCCCAGGGAAGCTACACCGTCGTCCTCATCCACGGCGGCCTATTCAAGCTCTCGTTCGCGAGGGCCGGCGACGAGAAGTGGACGACTCTAGACGGGATCATGCACTGCGACGCCGCCTTCATGGACGGAACTCTTTACGCCGCCACGAGAAGCGGCGAGGTGCGGGCGTGGGATCTCTCTGCTCCTGATCCGACGCCGAGGCACATCTTGCCTGCGATAGAGGCCTCCCGGAGCCACCGCTACTACTTGGCCCGAACTCCCTCCGGCGAACTCCTGCACGTGCGCACTGATTTCCTCTTCAGTAGTCTCTTCGATTGCCTGACGAATCGGAGAATCGTCAAGGTGTTACGAGTGGACGTCGAGAGGGGACGGTCGATCGAGGTGGGCGATTTGGGAGGGTGCACGCTCTTCTTAGGCAGCAACCAGTCGATTTGCCTCTCCTCGGCTATGTTTCCGGGGCTGGAGCCCGATTCTGTTTATGTAACGGAAGACGATCGTTGccaaaagaagcaaaaggaagacgAACAAGTTCGGAAGCTGATGGCTTATCGTCTGACAGACGACAAATGCTGGTCGATTCCATTGCCGAACTTGAATCGGTCGCTTCTTATTTGGATCACACCCAACATCTGCAACACTGATTATGCTACTTAA